From the Psychrobacillus sp. FSL K6-4046 genome, one window contains:
- a CDS encoding TetR/AcrR family transcriptional regulator: MARERKFTDEHLFKETKELIIHDGYEAFTFSKLASRLGVSRGSLYKYYDNKDELISEFLMYEMARFLSDFDKLNKSADFQTQFNELIDFIFAHNNIYEVLDIIGQIPAPTTKRALNNKSRISEYYISMYQQFEGFIELGRREGLIKEHLPTAVLLGMIFQIIAIPNHFHIPEGEWVASIKEILSSGMFKVDSLTGK, translated from the coding sequence ATGGCTCGTGAAAGAAAATTTACTGATGAGCATTTGTTTAAGGAAACAAAGGAATTAATTATTCATGATGGCTATGAGGCTTTTACGTTTAGTAAGCTGGCTTCACGTCTGGGTGTTTCAAGAGGAAGTCTCTATAAATATTATGATAATAAAGATGAGTTAATTTCTGAGTTTCTGATGTATGAGATGGCTAGGTTTTTATCGGATTTTGATAAGTTGAATAAAAGTGCTGATTTCCAAACTCAGTTTAATGAGCTGATTGATTTTATTTTTGCGCATAATAATATTTACGAGGTATTGGATATCATAGGTCAAATTCCTGCACCGACGACAAAACGGGCATTGAATAATAAATCTAGAATAAGCGAATACTATATTAGTATGTACCAGCAATTTGAAGGGTTTATTGAGCTAGGGAGAAGAGAAGGTCTTATTAAGGAGCATTTGCCTACAGCAGTTTTACTTGGGATGATCTTTCAAATTATTGCGATTCCCAACCACTTTCATATTCCTGAAGGCGAGTGGGTGGCTTCTATAAAGGAAATCTTGAGCAGTGGAATGTTCAAGGTCGATTCATTGACAGGAAAATGA
- a CDS encoding MMPL family transporter, translating into MKKLLGSVTDFVATKKGMWITIGAWIAITVLLTIFAPGAGDHKVSSVTSLPEDVQSVVAQKHIDEHFKDAESLPAILVLQSKDSEIDVTALGEALDKVSAANIKGVKEVVPFSSLPPQALAGFFSEDQKTAVVPLNFITSLETAELEKSLEEIRDIVLEDTGADVYITGPAGIAVDTTNLFERADLVLILATVGIILILLIVIYRSPLLAIIPLLAAGIVYQVVNQLLGILGAGGLDLAAQSLSIMSILLFAATIDYSLFVFSRYREELKNYESKFDSMKWAMRETGIPVFFAGGTVLAAMLVLFFASFGDYRNFAPIFGTTMFVIMFASVTLIPALFTLFGRKSFWPRIPKYGEGEEKVSKLWSKIGSFVVGKPIVAALIILVILVGSALNMFNLKYEFDTMKSFPEDMPSRMGYEIIEEEFAKGDLAPTTVLFESEEEVTEEVQASILEQLQNQELVNSVRPTGVSEDGLAVQYQLTFKDSPYSTESMDALEKMIEEKEDIISASDASGDLYFAGETAAQVDDRAVNDRDLIIIVVLETILIFILLIVLTKSIKMPIYMMGTILLSFLAALGLGMFLSNLFFDIDTISNRVPLYSFVFLVALGIDYNIILISRFMEERQKHSVKDAVQIAVSHTGGVISSAGILLAATFAVLMTQPIQLLFVFGFIVAVGIILDTFLIRGILLPALIVLFEKDKKNK; encoded by the coding sequence TTGAAAAAGTTATTAGGAAGTGTCACTGATTTTGTAGCCACTAAAAAGGGTATGTGGATTACAATCGGTGCATGGATAGCGATTACGGTCTTACTAACAATATTTGCACCTGGAGCGGGGGACCATAAAGTATCAAGCGTCACGTCTCTTCCTGAGGATGTCCAATCCGTAGTGGCTCAAAAGCATATTGACGAGCACTTTAAGGATGCAGAAAGTCTTCCAGCTATTTTAGTACTACAATCCAAGGATTCAGAAATTGATGTAACTGCCCTTGGAGAAGCATTAGATAAAGTAAGTGCAGCAAATATTAAAGGTGTAAAGGAAGTTGTTCCTTTTAGCAGCCTGCCACCTCAAGCTCTAGCTGGTTTCTTCTCAGAAGACCAAAAGACAGCCGTTGTTCCGTTAAATTTTATAACCTCTTTAGAAACTGCTGAATTAGAAAAATCACTAGAAGAAATAAGAGATATAGTTTTGGAAGATACGGGAGCAGATGTTTATATTACTGGCCCAGCTGGTATTGCGGTAGACACGACTAATTTGTTTGAAAGAGCAGATTTAGTATTGATTTTAGCTACTGTTGGTATCATTTTAATTCTATTAATCGTCATTTATCGATCTCCTTTATTAGCAATTATTCCATTATTGGCTGCAGGGATTGTATATCAGGTAGTTAATCAATTGTTAGGTATTCTCGGAGCAGGAGGTCTAGATTTAGCAGCTCAGTCATTATCTATTATGTCTATTCTATTGTTTGCAGCTACCATTGATTATTCTTTATTTGTTTTCTCTCGTTATCGTGAGGAACTGAAGAATTATGAGAGTAAGTTCGATTCGATGAAGTGGGCAATGAGAGAAACAGGAATACCTGTATTCTTTGCAGGCGGTACTGTTCTTGCAGCAATGCTAGTATTGTTCTTTGCGAGCTTCGGAGATTATAGAAACTTCGCTCCAATCTTTGGTACTACGATGTTTGTTATTATGTTTGCTTCTGTAACATTAATACCTGCATTGTTCACATTATTTGGTCGCAAGTCGTTCTGGCCACGCATTCCTAAGTACGGTGAAGGAGAAGAGAAGGTCAGTAAACTATGGAGCAAAATTGGTTCATTCGTTGTAGGGAAACCAATTGTAGCGGCTCTAATCATACTCGTTATTTTAGTGGGATCTGCTTTGAATATGTTTAACCTTAAGTATGAGTTCGATACGATGAAGTCCTTCCCAGAGGATATGCCATCACGTATGGGCTATGAGATTATAGAGGAAGAGTTTGCGAAAGGTGATTTAGCCCCAACAACTGTTCTTTTTGAATCAGAGGAAGAAGTAACGGAGGAAGTTCAAGCAAGTATTTTGGAGCAGCTTCAAAATCAAGAACTTGTAAACTCAGTACGTCCTACTGGTGTATCAGAGGATGGGTTAGCAGTGCAATACCAATTAACCTTTAAGGACAGTCCATATTCTACTGAATCAATGGATGCTCTCGAGAAAATGATAGAAGAGAAAGAGGATATCATTTCTGCATCGGATGCTAGTGGCGATCTTTATTTTGCAGGTGAGACAGCTGCTCAAGTGGATGATCGAGCAGTTAATGATCGTGATTTAATCATTATCGTTGTATTAGAAACGATCTTGATCTTCATTCTATTAATCGTGTTGACAAAGTCTATTAAAATGCCTATTTACATGATGGGAACCATTCTTTTATCATTCTTAGCTGCATTAGGCTTAGGGATGTTCTTATCTAACTTATTCTTTGATATTGATACTATCAGTAATCGAGTTCCTTTGTATTCCTTTGTGTTCCTCGTTGCGCTTGGTATAGACTATAATATCATTTTAATATCTCGTTTTATGGAGGAACGTCAAAAGCATTCAGTAAAGGATGCTGTTCAAATTGCAGTTTCTCATACAGGAGGAGTAATTTCCTCTGCCGGGATTTTATTGGCAGCTACATTTGCTGTCTTAATGACTCAGCCAATTCAATTATTGTTCGTATTCGGCTTCATTGTTGCGGTAGGTATTATTCTCGATACCTTCTTAATTCGAGGTATTTTATTACCGGCTTTAATTGTCTTGTTTGAAAAGGATAAAAAGAATAAGTAG
- a CDS encoding polysaccharide deacetylase family protein, which yields MKSLVIKIGVVFLVLFGIGYTTSAMDKGRPYYEEKGYVMWEIKTDEKVIALTFDDGPHPTYTPQVLDLLKKYDAKATFFVIGERVEKYPEVVSRMGTDEHEIANHTYTHPLTISPAKLKEELEKTNDIVHKITGTYPIFYRPVGGQYNDKIINTAIDEGYKVIMWSWHQDTEDWKRPGTKKIVKKVLSGVKPGNIVLFHDSGGDRSQTIKALEEILPELQRQGYQFVTVSELIEIHSMSLHP from the coding sequence ATGAAGTCACTTGTCATTAAAATTGGAGTAGTATTCCTTGTGCTTTTTGGCATTGGTTATACTACCTCCGCCATGGATAAGGGGCGACCTTATTACGAAGAGAAGGGCTATGTTATGTGGGAGATAAAAACAGATGAGAAGGTGATCGCCCTTACCTTTGATGATGGTCCTCATCCTACATATACACCGCAGGTTTTAGATTTATTAAAAAAATATGATGCAAAAGCAACTTTTTTTGTTATTGGCGAAAGAGTTGAGAAGTATCCAGAGGTTGTTTCTAGAATGGGGACAGATGAACATGAGATCGCCAACCATACGTATACACATCCACTAACCATTTCCCCAGCTAAGCTAAAGGAAGAATTAGAAAAGACAAATGATATAGTTCATAAAATAACAGGAACCTACCCCATTTTTTATCGGCCAGTAGGTGGCCAGTATAATGACAAAATTATTAACACTGCGATTGATGAAGGTTATAAAGTAATTATGTGGTCTTGGCATCAGGATACAGAGGATTGGAAAAGACCAGGTACAAAGAAAATTGTTAAAAAAGTATTATCAGGTGTGAAGCCAGGCAACATTGTTTTATTCCACGATTCTGGAGGGGACCGTTCTCAAACTATTAAAGCACTGGAAGAAATACTTCCTGAGCTTCAGCGGCAGGGATATCAGTTTGTAACTGTCTCAGAGCTTATTGAAATACATTCAATGTCTTTGCATCCATAA
- a CDS encoding manganese catalase family protein: MWVYEKKLLYPVEVTTCNPMLARYLMEQYGGADGELAAALRYMNQRYTVPDKVIGILTDISTEEFSHLEMLATMIYKLTKDATPEQLEKAGLGPHFVNHGHSLFYENAGGVPFTATYIQSKGDPIADLYEDIAAEEKARATYQWLIDICDDPGVSDALRFLRERENIHSLRFRESVELLIEDRDQKKIF, from the coding sequence ATGTGGGTTTATGAGAAAAAGCTGCTTTATCCTGTAGAAGTTACGACATGCAACCCAATGCTTGCTAGATATCTTATGGAACAGTACGGTGGAGCCGATGGAGAGCTCGCAGCTGCTTTGCGCTATATGAACCAGCGATACACGGTTCCTGATAAAGTAATTGGAATTCTTACCGACATTTCAACAGAAGAGTTTTCTCACCTAGAAATGCTTGCTACTATGATTTATAAATTAACAAAGGATGCAACTCCTGAGCAATTAGAAAAAGCTGGCCTTGGACCTCATTTTGTTAATCATGGGCACTCTTTATTCTATGAAAATGCTGGTGGTGTTCCTTTTACCGCTACTTACATTCAATCAAAAGGTGATCCAATTGCAGACTTATATGAGGATATTGCCGCAGAAGAAAAAGCACGCGCGACATACCAATGGTTAATCGACATTTGTGATGATCCAGGTGTAAGTGATGCACTTCGTTTCCTTAGAGAAAGGGAAAATATTCACTCCTTAAGATTTAGAGAATCGGTGGAATTACTTATAGAAGATAGAGATCAGAAAAAAATATTCTAA
- a CDS encoding spore coat protein CotJB encodes MTSSDHQWNLLKQVQQMDFVVVELTLYTDTHPDDLDALEQWRMAIKNAAAVRKKYEAQYGPLSLMTTPSKQALDVGWRWNSTPWPWQI; translated from the coding sequence ATGACATCAAGCGATCACCAATGGAATCTATTAAAACAAGTCCAGCAAATGGATTTTGTTGTCGTAGAGCTGACTCTCTACACCGATACACATCCAGATGATTTAGATGCTTTGGAGCAATGGCGTATGGCTATAAAAAATGCAGCTGCAGTAAGGAAGAAATATGAAGCTCAGTATGGTCCGCTTTCATTAATGACTACTCCCTCCAAGCAAGCATTAGATGTTGGCTGGCGCTGGAACTCTACTCCATGGCCATGGCAAATTTGA
- a CDS encoding AEC family transporter yields MDLLLIILPVFIIFFIGFIGQRLIGFDIKSISSAALYLMSPFLAFRTFYTHELSIDYVYILGACLLLTFCLLGVVWLSSLFMQTTRPQLAALILGSVFPNSGNYGAPVVLFALGAVGFDYAVVIMVFHGLIMNTIGIFFASLGGEEKATWQQAVHKVLRMPLVYASLLGVLLQVLHVTVPQSVMEGVGLAADASIPTVMLVLGMQLAVISRKKVAYRFVTTATVVRMFVSPLLAAAIMFFLPLNDLLKTVFIIQAAMPTAANTTMLSLQFGTEPDLVSFTTFITTILSILTIPFVLFFLGI; encoded by the coding sequence ATGGATTTATTGCTGATTATTTTGCCGGTTTTTATTATCTTTTTTATTGGTTTTATAGGACAGAGGTTGATAGGGTTTGATATTAAATCTATTTCTTCAGCTGCGCTTTATCTTATGTCTCCTTTCTTAGCATTTCGTACTTTTTATACGCATGAGTTGTCGATTGATTATGTATATATTCTAGGAGCATGTCTCCTTTTAACCTTTTGCTTATTGGGAGTCGTGTGGCTTTCTTCGCTTTTTATGCAGACTACTCGTCCTCAGTTAGCAGCATTAATTTTAGGGAGTGTTTTTCCTAATAGCGGGAACTACGGAGCACCAGTTGTTCTCTTTGCTTTAGGGGCTGTTGGATTTGATTATGCTGTTGTGATAATGGTTTTCCACGGTTTGATCATGAACACCATTGGAATCTTTTTTGCCTCTTTAGGTGGAGAGGAGAAAGCTACCTGGCAGCAGGCTGTACATAAGGTTTTAAGAATGCCATTAGTTTATGCATCCTTACTGGGAGTTCTCCTTCAAGTGCTACATGTGACTGTGCCTCAGTCCGTAATGGAAGGTGTGGGACTAGCTGCAGATGCTTCTATTCCGACCGTCATGCTTGTGCTCGGTATGCAATTGGCAGTAATCTCAAGAAAAAAAGTTGCATATCGATTTGTTACGACAGCAACGGTTGTTCGAATGTTTGTTTCACCTTTACTGGCAGCAGCCATTATGTTTTTTCTACCGCTAAATGACTTACTTAAAACGGTTTTTATCATTCAAGCTGCCATGCCAACAGCTGCAAACACCACGATGCTTTCTTTACAATTTGGAACTGAACCAGATTTAGTATCCTTTACAACCTTTATAACTACTATTCTCAGTATCCTTACCATTCCATTCGTTTTATTTTTTCTCGGAATTTAA
- a CDS encoding MarR family winged helix-turn-helix transcriptional regulator: MSIQLNQLNQYWTDIYFYLHYPHVDKITHQAVRILQLLDKHSDAGINEVAKVLKISHNTASEHVKRLIEKNYIVKERSGEDQRRVILRLTGLGSDVLYRNTSLDDQKLSKVLDQLSQEEKIIIEKAFQTLSEVAKKCTF, translated from the coding sequence ATGAGTATACAATTAAATCAACTAAATCAGTATTGGACTGACATTTATTTTTATTTACATTATCCACATGTGGATAAAATAACTCATCAAGCAGTACGAATACTTCAACTTCTGGATAAACATTCGGATGCTGGAATTAATGAAGTAGCAAAGGTTTTAAAGATTTCACATAACACTGCATCAGAACATGTCAAAAGGCTAATTGAGAAAAATTACATTGTTAAAGAGAGAAGTGGAGAGGACCAGAGAAGAGTTATTCTTCGATTGACCGGATTAGGATCCGATGTTTTATATCGAAACACAAGTCTGGATGATCAAAAATTATCGAAAGTCTTAGATCAACTATCGCAGGAAGAAAAAATAATAATTGAAAAAGCATTTCAAACCTTAAGTGAGGTAGCAAAAAAATGTACATTTTAA
- a CDS encoding DUF3147 family protein has protein sequence MYILMKVIISAIIIAMVTEISRRFPTYGGIIAALPLVSLLSIVWLYVQGEQSSTLSKFALGVLWGFPATAVMLLIVYLALQNSLHLFVSILLGIAGWLFFLYIQETVVTYIKHIV, from the coding sequence ATGTACATTTTAATGAAGGTTATTATATCCGCTATTATCATAGCTATGGTAACGGAGATTTCGAGGAGATTTCCCACCTATGGAGGTATTATTGCAGCATTGCCTTTAGTGAGCTTACTTAGTATTGTTTGGTTGTATGTTCAAGGAGAGCAATCCTCTACGCTGAGCAAGTTCGCTTTAGGAGTGCTTTGGGGATTCCCAGCCACCGCTGTAATGCTACTGATTGTATATCTGGCATTACAAAATTCGTTGCATCTTTTTGTTTCCATTTTGCTAGGGATTGCTGGGTGGCTGTTCTTCTTATACATACAAGAAACCGTGGTTACTTACATTAAGCACATCGTCTAA
- a CDS encoding helix-turn-helix transcriptional regulator: MKSRLKELRARDGLNQTELAKLARISRQTISLIEREEYMPSILIAVRIARIFNEPVENVFLIGEEE, from the coding sequence GTGAAAAGCCGTTTAAAGGAGTTAAGAGCAAGAGATGGACTCAATCAGACTGAACTAGCTAAGTTAGCTAGGATTTCTAGGCAAACTATTAGCTTAATAGAGCGAGAAGAATATATGCCTTCTATATTAATAGCTGTACGTATAGCTAGAATTTTTAATGAGCCTGTAGAAAATGTCTTTTTAATAGGGGAGGAAGAATAA
- a CDS encoding DUF3169 family protein: MKKMFTTIVSLLLGGVAGFTITYAIMMGKDQGREAWDHPVNLILYIVLAMILTLLVIGLVFIRKIKIVNSQTFDGEQEDLMEEYKYKKVADLGIAANISQVLSILAVAVSILMTNNTILQIGFILLFIASWTIPMFSANFIKTSYPERNLPSIQSKDYEQRLMDSMDDGEKYVTLQGLYKSHRLFNLFMLTGISLAVAFSYFSEQSQIFSIAVMCLVLLVVNTSYLVVVRNK, translated from the coding sequence ATGAAAAAGATGTTCACAACAATTGTTAGTTTACTGCTCGGAGGGGTAGCTGGTTTTACGATCACCTATGCTATCATGATGGGCAAAGATCAGGGTCGCGAGGCATGGGACCATCCTGTAAATCTGATTTTATATATTGTTTTGGCTATGATTCTAACTCTTTTAGTAATCGGTCTTGTGTTTATAAGGAAGATAAAAATAGTTAATTCCCAAACATTTGATGGGGAACAAGAGGATTTAATGGAAGAGTACAAATACAAAAAGGTCGCTGATTTGGGTATAGCTGCTAATATTTCACAGGTCTTATCTATATTAGCGGTTGCAGTTTCTATTCTAATGACAAACAATACAATTTTACAAATTGGTTTTATACTTTTGTTCATAGCTAGCTGGACCATTCCGATGTTTAGTGCAAATTTTATAAAGACAAGTTATCCAGAAAGAAACCTTCCGAGCATCCAATCAAAGGACTATGAGCAACGGCTTATGGACTCTATGGATGATGGGGAGAAGTACGTGACCTTACAAGGACTTTATAAATCGCATCGATTATTCAACCTGTTTATGCTCACTGGTATTAGTTTAGCTGTTGCATTTTCTTACTTTAGCGAGCAATCGCAAATTTTTTCTATAGCAGTAATGTGCTTAGTCTTGCTGGTAGTGAACACAAGCTATTTAGTAGTTGTACGCAATAAATAA
- a CDS encoding DUF6019 family protein has protein sequence MTTGQLLLWIIGLSILLYFIIKWGVKNGINESMLVSEEARRKYRQEQEDKVQRSIDDLKN, from the coding sequence ATGACAACGGGACAATTGCTTTTATGGATAATAGGTTTATCTATACTTTTATATTTTATTATCAAGTGGGGAGTAAAAAATGGGATTAATGAGTCTATGTTAGTCTCAGAGGAAGCTAGAAGGAAATATCGACAAGAACAAGAAGACAAGGTGCAAAGGTCCATAGACGATTTAAAGAACTAA
- a CDS encoding 5-methyltetrahydropteroyltriglutamate--homocysteine S-methyltransferase, whose protein sequence is MTNQLLVKAPFKADHVGSFLRPERLKQARAQFEQKEISQEQLTQVENEEIIKLIEKQKEAGLLSITDGEFRRKWWHFDFLSGLDGVEFYETDQGLSFKGVQTKAHGIKVTGKIGFSTHYMIEHFKFLKEAAGDAVVKFTIPSPNMLYYRAAIEEGVYNNDEELFSDLITAYQGFIQAIYDEGCLYLQIDDTSWATSFSEEGLASLKDRGLSLEQALSLSARAINESISKRPADMLVTMHICRGNFRSTYITSGSYELVSETIFGGLHVDGLFLEFDDERSGGFEPLRHVNRKDLNIVLGLITSKHGDLEEEELVKARIEDATKYVPKEQLCLSPQCGFSSTEEGNILTEEEQWAKIRHVVQIAKDVWN, encoded by the coding sequence ATGACAAATCAATTACTTGTAAAAGCACCTTTCAAAGCAGATCACGTTGGAAGCTTCCTGAGACCGGAACGTTTAAAGCAAGCAAGGGCTCAATTTGAACAAAAAGAAATTTCCCAAGAGCAGCTAACTCAAGTGGAAAATGAAGAGATTATTAAACTCATAGAAAAACAGAAGGAAGCTGGATTACTTTCTATCACAGATGGAGAATTTCGTCGAAAATGGTGGCATTTCGATTTTTTAAGCGGACTAGATGGCGTGGAATTTTATGAAACCGATCAAGGACTATCATTTAAAGGGGTGCAAACAAAAGCTCATGGTATTAAGGTGACAGGAAAGATTGGCTTTAGTACCCATTACATGATTGAGCATTTCAAGTTTTTAAAAGAAGCAGCTGGGGATGCTGTTGTAAAATTTACTATTCCTAGTCCGAACATGCTTTATTACCGAGCTGCAATTGAGGAAGGTGTGTATAACAATGATGAGGAATTATTTTCTGACTTAATCACAGCTTATCAAGGGTTTATCCAGGCAATTTACGATGAGGGCTGTCTTTATCTTCAGATTGATGATACTTCATGGGCTACCTCCTTTTCCGAGGAAGGCCTCGCTTCCTTAAAGGACAGGGGGTTATCGCTAGAGCAAGCCTTATCCCTTTCTGCAAGGGCTATTAATGAGTCTATTTCTAAAAGACCAGCCGATATGCTAGTGACCATGCATATTTGTCGGGGAAATTTCCGATCCACTTATATTACAAGCGGAAGCTATGAGTTAGTATCAGAAACTATATTCGGTGGATTACATGTGGATGGTTTATTTTTAGAATTTGACGATGAGCGCTCTGGTGGTTTCGAGCCTTTACGACATGTTAATCGAAAGGATTTAAATATTGTCCTAGGGCTGATTACGTCTAAGCATGGAGACCTAGAGGAAGAAGAATTAGTTAAAGCTCGCATCGAAGATGCTACTAAATATGTACCAAAAGAACAGCTTTGCTTGAGTCCTCAATGTGGATTTTCTTCTACTGAGGAAGGAAACATATTAACTGAAGAGGAACAATGGGCAAAAATTCGCCATGTAGTCCAAATAGCAAAGGATGTCTGGAACTGA
- a CDS encoding ABC transporter ATP-binding protein gives METILKVEDLQISFLTNDNEFEAVRGVSFEVKKGETLGIVGESGSGKSVTARSIMRLLPSPPSFMKNGSIEFLGEQLHTKTEKEMEAIRGRDISMIFQDPMTSLNPTIRIGVQIAESLIKHQKLSKKEGKAQAIEILKLVGIKNSEERYNQYPHEFSGGMRQRVMIAIALACKPTLLIADEPTTALDVTIQAQILNLMKDMQKRFGTSIILITHDLGVVAGMCDRVAVMKNGEIVETGTTEEIFANPKHDYTKKLLNALPRLDEKKKPKKLPLRSIGLENGKPLLEVKSLKQHFQVSRGNVLKAVDDISFFIKPGETLGLVGESGSGKSTTGRTILRLHEPTDGDVLYQGMAINRLSKNELKTMRRHMQIIFQDPYSSLNPRLKVLDIIGQALDIHRLSKNAEERKKRVEELLELVGLEPSHALRYPHEFSGGQRQRIGIARALAVEPDFIVCDEPLSALDVSIQAQIVELLEDLQHRLGLTYLFIAHDLSMVKHISDRVAVMYSGKIVELAESEELYTNPQHPYTKSLLAAIPIPDPKVEAKKKRVLMEESNVTDKYQLKNSELVEVSDGHWVAIPK, from the coding sequence ATGGAAACTATTTTAAAAGTAGAGGATTTACAGATTTCCTTTTTAACAAATGACAATGAATTCGAGGCTGTTCGAGGTGTTAGCTTTGAGGTTAAAAAAGGAGAAACATTGGGCATAGTCGGAGAATCTGGAAGTGGAAAAAGTGTCACGGCCCGTTCCATTATGCGCCTTTTACCTTCTCCTCCTTCCTTCATGAAAAATGGTTCCATTGAGTTTTTAGGGGAACAACTCCACACAAAGACAGAGAAGGAAATGGAAGCTATTAGAGGAAGAGATATCAGTATGATTTTTCAGGATCCAATGACCTCTTTAAATCCAACCATTCGTATCGGCGTTCAAATAGCAGAAAGCCTTATTAAGCACCAAAAGCTCTCGAAAAAAGAGGGAAAGGCACAAGCTATTGAGATACTCAAGCTTGTAGGAATTAAAAATAGTGAAGAACGTTATAACCAATATCCGCATGAGTTTTCTGGTGGTATGCGTCAAAGAGTTATGATTGCCATTGCTTTAGCATGTAAGCCTACTCTACTTATTGCAGATGAGCCAACTACTGCGTTAGACGTGACCATTCAAGCTCAAATACTAAATTTAATGAAGGATATGCAGAAGCGCTTTGGGACCTCTATTATTTTAATTACTCATGACCTTGGAGTTGTCGCTGGAATGTGTGACCGTGTAGCTGTGATGAAAAATGGAGAAATCGTTGAAACAGGAACTACCGAAGAAATTTTTGCTAACCCAAAGCATGACTATACGAAAAAACTATTAAATGCCTTACCTCGTTTAGACGAGAAGAAAAAGCCGAAGAAACTTCCTCTTCGTTCTATTGGATTAGAAAATGGAAAGCCACTGCTGGAAGTTAAATCTTTAAAACAACATTTTCAAGTAAGTCGCGGGAATGTCTTAAAAGCGGTTGACGATATTAGCTTCTTTATAAAGCCCGGGGAAACTCTTGGTCTTGTAGGAGAATCAGGCTCAGGTAAATCTACTACCGGTCGGACGATTCTTCGATTGCATGAGCCTACAGATGGAGATGTGCTATATCAAGGAATGGCCATTAATCGTTTAAGTAAAAATGAGCTTAAAACGATGCGTCGGCATATGCAAATCATCTTCCAGGACCCCTACTCTTCCTTAAACCCTCGTTTAAAGGTGCTAGACATTATTGGGCAGGCATTAGATATTCATCGTCTGAGCAAAAATGCAGAGGAGAGAAAGAAGCGGGTAGAGGAATTACTAGAATTGGTAGGCTTAGAGCCCTCGCATGCATTACGTTATCCACATGAGTTCTCTGGTGGACAGCGACAACGTATAGGTATCGCTCGAGCACTTGCGGTTGAGCCTGATTTTATCGTCTGTGACGAACCTCTATCGGCTTTAGATGTTTCTATACAAGCACAGATTGTAGAGCTTTTGGAGGATTTACAGCACAGACTAGGCCTGACATACTTATTTATCGCACATGACCTGTCCATGGTAAAACATATAAGTGATCGCGTTGCTGTCATGTATTCTGGAAAAATTGTAGAGCTAGCAGAAAGTGAGGAGCTTTATACTAATCCACAGCATCCGTACACTAAGTCTCTCTTAGCAGCCATTCCAATCCCTGACCCAAAAGTAGAGGCCAAGAAAAAGCGTGTGCTCATGGAAGAGTCTAATGTTACTGACAAGTATCAATTAAAGAATTCTGAGCTGGTAGAGGTATCCGACGGTCACTGGGTAGCTATCCCTAAGTAA